From one Gloeocapsa sp. PCC 73106 genomic stretch:
- the rplQ gene encoding 50S ribosomal protein L17 has protein sequence MRHKCRIAQLGLPADQRKALLRNLTTELIRHGQITISQARAKALRKEVERIITLAKDGSLASRRQALGYVYDKKLVHVLFAQAPERYGNRNGGYTRIIRTVNRRGDNAKMAVIELV, from the coding sequence ATGCGTCATAAATGTCGTATAGCACAACTAGGATTGCCCGCAGACCAGCGTAAGGCATTACTAAGAAATCTGACCACCGAACTGATTCGCCATGGTCAAATCACCATCAGCCAAGCACGAGCCAAAGCATTACGTAAAGAAGTAGAAAGAATTATCACCTTAGCTAAAGATGGTTCCCTAGCTTCACGACGTCAAGCCCTAGGCTATGTGTATGACAAAAAGTTAGTACACGTGTTATTTGCTCAAGCCCCGGAGCGTTATGGGAATCGTAACGGCGGCTACACACGCATTATTAGAACGGTGAATCGCCGGGGAGATAATGCGAAAATGGCAGTAATTGAGTTGGTTTGA
- a CDS encoding DNA-directed RNA polymerase subunit alpha has protein sequence MTQFQIECVESKTLKNQNQYSKFVLEPLDRGQGTTIGNALRRVLLSNLEGAAVTAIRIAGVNHEFATVKGVREDVLELMLNMKEIVLKSYTKEPQIGRLMAIGPGTVTAGQFDLPSEVEAVDPNQYVATLAENSKLEMEFHIEKGTGYKAIDKSKDDRTSIDFLQIDAIFMPVTKVNYTVDDSRVDGTFGKDKLTLEIWTNGSIKPEEAMSQAATIMVELFSPLKDLTLIDQPPEYTPDDNPNSQIPIEELQLSVRAYNCLKRAQINSVADLVDYSQEDLLEIKNFGQKSAEEVVEALQKRLGITLPQEKTSKA, from the coding sequence ATGACGCAGTTTCAGATTGAGTGTGTAGAATCAAAAACTCTGAAAAATCAAAATCAATACAGTAAGTTCGTTCTAGAGCCTCTAGATAGAGGTCAAGGAACGACGATAGGCAATGCGTTAAGAAGGGTTTTACTGTCAAATCTAGAAGGGGCAGCAGTAACGGCGATCAGAATAGCGGGAGTCAACCATGAATTTGCCACAGTCAAAGGGGTGAGAGAAGACGTCCTAGAACTGATGCTGAACATGAAGGAAATAGTCCTTAAAAGCTATACCAAAGAACCTCAAATCGGTAGACTGATGGCAATAGGACCAGGAACCGTCACCGCCGGACAATTTGATCTCCCTTCAGAAGTAGAAGCAGTTGACCCGAACCAATACGTAGCTACCTTAGCAGAGAACTCCAAGTTAGAAATGGAGTTTCATATCGAAAAAGGAACGGGTTATAAAGCGATCGACAAAAGCAAAGACGATCGCACCTCTATTGATTTCCTGCAAATCGACGCTATTTTCATGCCCGTAACCAAAGTCAACTACACCGTCGATGATAGTCGTGTAGATGGCACCTTTGGCAAAGATAAGCTAACCCTAGAAATCTGGACCAACGGGAGTATTAAACCAGAAGAAGCCATGTCCCAAGCGGCTACAATCATGGTCGAGCTATTTAGCCCGCTCAAAGATCTGACGCTGATTGATCAACCACCGGAGTATACTCCCGATGATAATCCTAACAGTCAGATTCCCATCGAAGAGTTGCAGCTTTCGGTAAGAGCATACAACTGTCTCAAACGGGCTCAAATTAACTCTGTAGCGGACTTGGTAGACTACTCTCAAGAAGACCTGTTAGAAATCAAGAACTTTGGGCAAAAATCCGCAGAAGAAGTTGTAGAAGCCCTACAAAAACGCCTTGGTATAACTTTACCACAAGAAAAGACCAGTAAAGCTTAA
- the rpsK gene encoding 30S ribosomal protein S11 encodes MARPTKKTGSKKTKRNVPNGVAHIQSTFNNTIVSICDNNGEVISWASAGSSGFKGAKKGTPFAAQTAADSAARRAMEQGMRQIEVMVSGPGAGRETAIRALQGSGLEITLIRDVTPIPHNGCRPPKRRRV; translated from the coding sequence ATGGCTCGACCAACTAAAAAAACTGGTAGTAAGAAAACCAAGCGGAACGTACCGAATGGAGTTGCTCATATCCAGTCTACCTTTAACAACACAATTGTCAGTATCTGCGACAACAATGGAGAAGTTATTTCCTGGGCTTCTGCAGGTTCTAGTGGTTTTAAAGGAGCCAAAAAAGGAACACCCTTTGCCGCTCAAACAGCAGCAGACAGCGCAGCCCGCAGAGCAATGGAACAAGGAATGCGTCAAATAGAAGTGATGGTAAGTGGCCCCGGAGCAGGTAGAGAAACAGCTATAAGAGCTTTACAGGGATCGGGACTAGAAATCACACTGATCAGAGACGTAACTCCCATTCCTCATAATGGCTGTCGTCCGCCCAAAAGACGCAGAGTCTAA
- the rpsM gene encoding 30S ribosomal protein S13, with the protein MARIAGVDLPRDKRVEIALTYIYGIGLTRSHEILAATGVNPDTRVKDLADEEITALRSQIEANYQIEGDLRRWEAMNIKRLGDIGTYRGRRHRMGLPVRGQRTRTNARTRRGRRLTVAGKKKAPSKK; encoded by the coding sequence GTGGCAAGAATTGCAGGTGTAGACCTACCACGAGATAAGCGCGTGGAGATTGCCCTGACTTATATCTATGGCATTGGATTGACGCGATCGCACGAAATCTTGGCAGCAACGGGAGTCAACCCAGATACCCGAGTCAAGGATTTAGCAGACGAAGAAATCACAGCCCTGCGTTCCCAGATAGAAGCCAACTATCAAATAGAAGGCGACTTGAGAAGATGGGAAGCAATGAACATCAAACGCTTAGGCGATATCGGTACCTACCGAGGTAGACGTCATCGCATGGGCTTACCCGTACGCGGACAAAGAACCCGTACTAACGCCCGCACCAGAAGAGGCAGACGCCTAACAGTAGCAGGCAAGAAAAAAGCACCTTCTAAGAAATAA
- the rpmJ gene encoding 50S ribosomal protein L36 produces the protein MKVRPSVKKMCEKCRVIRRRGRVMVICTNPKHKQRQG, from the coding sequence ATGAAAGTAAGACCATCGGTGAAAAAAATGTGTGAAAAGTGCCGTGTCATTCGACGACGCGGCCGAGTTATGGTGATTTGTACCAATCCGAAGCATAAACAGCGTCAGGGTTAA
- the infA gene encoding translation initiation factor IF-1, with amino-acid sequence MARKDLIEMEGTVTESLPNAMFRVDLDNGFNVLAHIAGKIRRNYIKILPGDRVKVELTPYDLTKGRITYRLRQK; translated from the coding sequence TTGGCCAGAAAAGACCTAATAGAAATGGAAGGGACCGTAACCGAATCCTTACCCAACGCCATGTTTCGAGTGGATTTGGATAATGGTTTTAATGTATTAGCCCATATTGCCGGTAAAATAAGAAGAAACTACATAAAAATCTTGCCAGGCGATCGCGTCAAAGTAGAACTAACACCTTATGATTTGACTAAAGGTCGAATTACATATAGATTACGACAGAAATAA
- a CDS encoding adenylate kinase — translation MKTLGLIFLGPPGAGKGTQASIIAEKFSIPHISTGEILRNAIASGSELGKKARDYVDRGELVPDELILDLIRDRLCQSDAQKGWILDGFPRNLPQAHFLADLLGEINQACQCVLNLEVRDDLLVERLLQRGRKDDNEETIRRRLGVYHEQTTPLIGYYQEQGTLYTVDGSPDLEVVTQALAQVISSKSNFNTEVEI, via the coding sequence ATGAAGACTTTGGGATTAATCTTTTTAGGACCACCGGGGGCGGGTAAGGGCACCCAAGCATCCATCATAGCAGAAAAGTTCTCTATACCCCATATTTCTACCGGAGAAATCCTCAGAAACGCTATTGCTTCTGGATCGGAACTAGGTAAAAAAGCTCGAGACTACGTCGATCGAGGTGAATTGGTACCCGATGAGTTGATTTTAGATTTAATTCGCGATCGCCTCTGTCAAAGTGACGCTCAAAAAGGTTGGATCCTCGATGGTTTCCCTCGTAATCTCCCCCAGGCCCACTTTTTGGCGGATTTACTCGGGGAAATTAATCAAGCTTGCCAATGTGTCCTTAATCTTGAAGTCAGAGATGATTTACTCGTAGAACGTTTATTGCAACGCGGACGCAAGGATGATAACGAAGAAACGATTCGGCGTCGCCTGGGAGTCTATCACGAGCAAACTACTCCGTTGATCGGTTATTATCAAGAACAGGGTACTCTTTATACCGTAGATGGTAGCCCCGATCTAGAAGTGGTTACCCAAGCTTTGGCACAAGTCATTTCATCTAAATCTAATTTTAACACAGAAGTTGAAATCTAA